The following proteins come from a genomic window of Salvia hispanica cultivar TCC Black 2014 chromosome 4, UniMelb_Shisp_WGS_1.0, whole genome shotgun sequence:
- the LOC125218631 gene encoding growth-regulating factor 1-like isoform X1, with the protein MDFALLPSDTAFSLQNGDADKPKYCHGFGFLKQDRAINEDDLREFKMSKNSSCGEGSLQRSNGCGLSSAEMLSFSSPNPQPLTLPYYHYSSNAFARNAVGMNGGSMQHGVRGPFTPSQWMELEHQALIYKYITANVPIPSYLLNPIRKAFEVVGFSSLRSNPLGWNGFHLGYSSTDPEPGRCRRTDGKKWRCSRDAVVDQKYCERHMNRGRHRSRKPVEAQSAAASNATAKPTVARSIVENTTTLSKTKPKDSQRQDWERNEFGLVCSDSLVNPLNRSELRQFMDQPDRDADRTQLSISMASSPPRSGLSRELEMGLGLGNRPSSNNNWAPISWEPSAIGGPLGEVLHNTSTTTTGNAKQLNLIERWDSPRLDASPTGVLQRGAFASLSNSSAAGSPPHDVSTYPSLL; encoded by the exons ATGGATTTCGCCCTCCTCCCCTCCGACACAGCCTTCTCCTTGCAAAATGGCGACGCCGACAAGCCCAAATACTGCCACGGATTCGGATTTCTCAAGCAAGACAGAGCAATAAATGAGGATGATTTAAGGGAGTTTAAGATGTCCAAGAACTCATCTTGCGGTGAGGGTTCGCTGCAGAGATCCAACGGCTGTGGTCTCTCCTCTGCAGAGATGCTCAGCTTCTCCTCCCCAAACCCACAGCCTCTCACATTGCCTTACTATCACTACTCCTCCAATGCATTTGCTAGAAATGCAG TAGGGATGAATGGTGGAAGCATGCAGCATGGTGTGAGGGGGCCATTCACTCCATCACAATGGATGGAGTTAGAGCATCAAGCCTTGATCTACAAATACATCACTGCCAATGTCCCCATTCCTTCTTATCTTCTCAATCCCATTAGAAAAGCTTTTGAAGTTGTTGGTTTCTCTTCCCTCAGATCCAATCCTT TGGGATGGAATGGTTTCCATTTGGGATACTCCAGCACCGACCCAGAGCCGGGTCGGTGCCGGAGAACCGATGGGAAGAAGTGGCGGTGCTCGCGGGACGCGGTCGTGGACCAGAAGTACTGCGAGCGCCACATGAACCGAGGCCGCCACCGTTCAAGAAAGCCTGTGGAAGCCCaatccgccgccgcctccaaTGCCACCGCGAAGCCCACCGTTGCTAG AAGTATTGTTGAGAACACCACCACTCTCTCCAAAACCAAGCCCAAAGACTCCCAACGCCAAGATTGGGAGCGGAACGAGTTCGGCCTCGTGTGCTCCGACTCGCTCGTGAACCCCTTAAACCGGAGCGAGCTCCGCCAGTTCATGGACCAGCCCGACCGCGACGCGGACCGGACACAGCTCTCCATATCCATGGCATCCTCACCCCCGAGATCAGGATTGTCTCGGGAGCTCGAGATGGGGCTAGGCTTGGGCAACCGCCCAAGCAGCAACAACAACTGGGCTCCCATCTCATGGGAGCCCAGTGCCATCGGAGGGCCTCTCGGGGAGGTCCTCCACAACACATCAACAACAACCACTGGCAACGCGAAACAGCTCAACCTCATCGAAAGATGGGACAGCCCCCGGCTCGACGCGTCTCCCACGGGAGTCCTGCAGAGGGGCGCCTTCGCGTCCCTCTCCAACAGCAGCGCGGCCGGCAGCCCGCCGCACGATGTGTCAACTTATCCATCACTGCTCTAA
- the LOC125218631 gene encoding growth-regulating factor 1-like isoform X2 translates to MDFALLPSDTAFSLQNGDADKPKYCHGFGFLKQDRAINEDDLREFKMSKNSSCGEGSLQRSNGCGLSSAEMLSFSSPNPQPLTLPYYHYSSNAFARNAGMNGGSMQHGVRGPFTPSQWMELEHQALIYKYITANVPIPSYLLNPIRKAFEVVGFSSLRSNPLGWNGFHLGYSSTDPEPGRCRRTDGKKWRCSRDAVVDQKYCERHMNRGRHRSRKPVEAQSAAASNATAKPTVARSIVENTTTLSKTKPKDSQRQDWERNEFGLVCSDSLVNPLNRSELRQFMDQPDRDADRTQLSISMASSPPRSGLSRELEMGLGLGNRPSSNNNWAPISWEPSAIGGPLGEVLHNTSTTTTGNAKQLNLIERWDSPRLDASPTGVLQRGAFASLSNSSAAGSPPHDVSTYPSLL, encoded by the exons ATGGATTTCGCCCTCCTCCCCTCCGACACAGCCTTCTCCTTGCAAAATGGCGACGCCGACAAGCCCAAATACTGCCACGGATTCGGATTTCTCAAGCAAGACAGAGCAATAAATGAGGATGATTTAAGGGAGTTTAAGATGTCCAAGAACTCATCTTGCGGTGAGGGTTCGCTGCAGAGATCCAACGGCTGTGGTCTCTCCTCTGCAGAGATGCTCAGCTTCTCCTCCCCAAACCCACAGCCTCTCACATTGCCTTACTATCACTACTCCTCCAATGCATTTGCTAGAAATGCAG GGATGAATGGTGGAAGCATGCAGCATGGTGTGAGGGGGCCATTCACTCCATCACAATGGATGGAGTTAGAGCATCAAGCCTTGATCTACAAATACATCACTGCCAATGTCCCCATTCCTTCTTATCTTCTCAATCCCATTAGAAAAGCTTTTGAAGTTGTTGGTTTCTCTTCCCTCAGATCCAATCCTT TGGGATGGAATGGTTTCCATTTGGGATACTCCAGCACCGACCCAGAGCCGGGTCGGTGCCGGAGAACCGATGGGAAGAAGTGGCGGTGCTCGCGGGACGCGGTCGTGGACCAGAAGTACTGCGAGCGCCACATGAACCGAGGCCGCCACCGTTCAAGAAAGCCTGTGGAAGCCCaatccgccgccgcctccaaTGCCACCGCGAAGCCCACCGTTGCTAG AAGTATTGTTGAGAACACCACCACTCTCTCCAAAACCAAGCCCAAAGACTCCCAACGCCAAGATTGGGAGCGGAACGAGTTCGGCCTCGTGTGCTCCGACTCGCTCGTGAACCCCTTAAACCGGAGCGAGCTCCGCCAGTTCATGGACCAGCCCGACCGCGACGCGGACCGGACACAGCTCTCCATATCCATGGCATCCTCACCCCCGAGATCAGGATTGTCTCGGGAGCTCGAGATGGGGCTAGGCTTGGGCAACCGCCCAAGCAGCAACAACAACTGGGCTCCCATCTCATGGGAGCCCAGTGCCATCGGAGGGCCTCTCGGGGAGGTCCTCCACAACACATCAACAACAACCACTGGCAACGCGAAACAGCTCAACCTCATCGAAAGATGGGACAGCCCCCGGCTCGACGCGTCTCCCACGGGAGTCCTGCAGAGGGGCGCCTTCGCGTCCCTCTCCAACAGCAGCGCGGCCGGCAGCCCGCCGCACGATGTGTCAACTTATCCATCACTGCTCTAA